AAATATCCGACAAAGGCAGAGCAGTTTCCAGGCCGCACATGAGCAGAGCGGCAACGGAAGCCAGCAGCATGTTAATAAAAAACACGGTACTTGCTTTTTTGATGGAATCTTCATCCAGCCTTCTTCCAAAAATATTCAGTCCCTTTTTATTCCGCAAACTGGACCAGATATACAGCAGAATCACCATCATGGTAGTGGTTTTCACACCGCCTGCTGTGGAACCGGGGCTCCCTCCAATAAACATCAGAATCACCGTCAGAAGTCTGGTAGCCTCCGTATAGGCGCCGGTATCCGTGGTATTAAATCCCGCTGTTCTGGGCGTAACTGCTCCGAATACGGAAGACAGAATCTGTCCTTTTGCATCCATGTCTGCCAGCAGATTTTCCCGCTCGAACAGATAAAAACAGATACTTCCCGCCACAATCAGCACCAGTGTCATGGTAAGGACAATTTTCGTATGCAGCATATATTTTTTTACCTTCCATTTGTGAACGGAAATATCATCCCATACAATAAACCCAATACCGCCCAGAATAATCAGGGCCATAATCACCAGATTTATCAGTATGTCATCATAATACATGGTCAGCGACCCATAGGGTTCAAACTGACCCATCAAATCAAATCCTGCGTTGCAGAAAGCGGAAATGGAATGAAAGATACCATACCAGATTCCTTTCAGCCAGCCAAATCTTGGAATAAACCTTATCATCAGCAGGACTGCTCCTGTTCCTTCGATTATTGCCGTATAGAAGACGATTTTTCTCACCAGACGTACTGCTCCGCCAATATGCAGGGTATTGACGCTCTCCTGAATCAGATTTCGCTCTTTCAGGCCAATCCGGCGTTTCAGAAAAATGGAAAAAAAGATTCCTATGGTAATAAACCCCAGCCCGCCGGTCTGAATCAGCACCAGAATCACAATCTGTCCAAACAGCGTCCAGTTGCTGTATGTGTCCACCACCACCAGCCCTGTCACGCAGGTGCTGCTGGTAGACGTAAAAAGGGCATTCAGAAATCCTGCGCTTTCTCCGCTTCTGGATGCTGCCGGCAGCATCAGCAGTACAGTTCCGGCTATGATAATCAGTAAAAATCCCAGTGCAATAGTCTGCACTCTGCTTAATCTCCGAGTCATAATATTTCCTCCTATCCGCCAATTATACAAAACTCTTCCGGAACTGTAAAGCCAGAAAATGGGACTATCGCAAAATAGCCGCTATATACAGGTTATGGCTTCAGATTCCAGGGCCTTATCCTGTATGACACAAAGGCTGTATTCTGCAACAGTCCCACTTATTATAATTTCTTTATTCCATCCTTTTATGCAGCCTCTGGCATTTTACGCATAAAGAGATTGCACAGATTTAATATTTCCCGAAATCGCCTTCCAGAGAAATAATCTTTTCATTGTCATCTGACTTGCTGTAAATATCCGAATCTGTGGAGGCACTGAATCTGCTTCCATTGTCTTTCAGCTTGTAATTTCCTACCAGACTGCGCAATGTTGCCGCCTGATTTGACAGCTCTTCGCTGGCTGCCGCACATTCTTCGCTGGTTGCGGAATTTGTCTGAGTTACCTGCGATACCTGATTGATTGCCTGATCGATCTGTGTAACTGCCGTTGCCTGGTCATTGGATGCCACTGCAATACTGTGGGTCAGCTCTACCACATGTTCAATCTTGCTCATAATCTCTGACAGAGATCCGCTGGTCTCTTTTGCTATCTTGGAGCCCAGTCCTACCTTGTGGATAGAATCCTCAATCATTTCCGCCGTCTCACTGGCCGCAGAAGCACTCTTGCCTGCAAGACTCCGCACTTCTTCCGCCACAACCGCAAAACCTTTGCCGTGAACGCCTGCCCTTGCCGCTTCCACCGCCGCATTTAAGGCAAGAATATTGGTCTGGAAAGCAATGTCGTCAATTACTTTGATAATCTTGGAAATATTCTCAGAAGCCTCGTTGATATCTGTCATGGCACTCATCATTTCCGTCATGCTGTCATTTATATTAATGGCTTCTTTACCCATATTTTCCACAAGGTCGTTTGCTTCATTAATCTGTTCCACATTCACCTTGGTTCTCTCTGCAATTTCATTCATGGAAGCTGTAATTTCTTCGGTAGCGCTTGCCTGCTGTGTTGCGCCCTGCGCCAGAGCCTGGCTTGCGTCTGATACCTGTTCCGCGCCAACCGTTACCTGCATGGTAGACTCTCTGATATCGGAAAGCATTCGGTTGTTTTCCCGGATAATACCTTCCAGTGCATTACCCAGAACGTCCTTGGAGCCTTTGGGTTTTACATCTGCAGTCAGGTCACCCACTGCAATCATTTCGGAAATCTCGCCCTGATACTTAATGTTATCAATAATCTTCTGGAATTCATCTACCACCTCGCCAAACTCATCATTTTTCAGTTTGGTAAGTGTAATATTTGCATTACCTACGGCGATTTCTCTTGCAGCCTCACTCAGAATATCCAGTGAACGCCGGATATCTCTCAGAATACTGACAGACAGACCAATGGAAAAACTTAACGTTACTACCAGCAGGACTGCCAGAATAATCTGTTCCCGCAAAGTCTCTGCATCTGAGGAAGCCAGAACATTATAGCTAATCAGTCCCATTGCGAGAATCAACACGCCGATAATTGCAAAACCGGCAATCAACCGTGTCCGCATTTTCATATCTTTCATCAATCTTATCCTCCTTGTTATCTTCCCATTATACAAATTTGATATTTTCGAATTATTCCGGTAATGCCGGGTCTTCGTCCCTGATAAGTTTTTCCGGATCTAACAATAACTTTACTTCATCTGCCACCCTTACAAGGCCGAACACATATTTATCTCTTCCATAACTGTTCTGATTTAACGATGGAGGCGGGATGATACTCTTCTCGTCAATGGAAATAACATCTGCAATCTGTTCCACAATCAGGCCTACCATAGTACCTTTTACATCAATCACAATAATGCAGGTACGGTCCATATATTCAAATGGCTCCTGCCTGAAACGTATCTTCACATCAATCACCGGTATGATTTTCCCCCGGATATTAATCAGGCCCTTAATGTAATCCTCCACTTCCGGAACCGGCGTGATTGCCTGCGTGCCGATAATTTCATTTACATAATTAATTGCGATTCCATAATATTCGTCACCTATGCGGAAGGTCATGAACATCCCTTTCTGGGAATCTTCTTCCAGTTCTTCCAGTTCATCCAATTCATCCATTAATTCTTCTGCCATGGCTTAACTCCTTTCCTGTCCGGCAATTAACCCTGCAATATCCAGAATCAACGCAATGCTTCCATCCCCAAGCTGGGTGCATCCGGAAAGTCCCTGCACTTTTTTTATGTAGGAAGGAATTGGCTTTACTACAATCTCCTGCTCTGCAATCAACTGGTCAATGAATACGCAGACATATTTATTTTCGTGCTCCAGCACCACTACGATACCTTCTTCGATATCTGTGTTTGACCCTGCCAGATGATACATTTCATTCAGTCTGATGAAGGGATAACACTCGCCCCGAAGCATTACATACTCTTCCCCGTCCGGCTCTTTTACAATCATATCCCTGCTGATTCTGACAAATTCTTTTACTGCATTTGTCTCAATCACAAAGGTGGAACTGCCAACCTGCATGACTATTCCATTGATGATGGCCAGTGTCAGCGGAATCTTCATAATCATTTCAGAACCGGCGCCTTCCACGCTGTCAATTTCCAGCTTGCCGCCGATGGTCTGAATGTTCTTCACTACCACATCCATTCCCACGCCGCGGCCGGAATACTCGGTCACCTGTTCTTTTGTGGAAAATCCTGCATAGGTAATAAACTGATAAATTTCCTTATCGCTAAAGTCAGACATGGGCCGGTTGCCAATCAGACCATTATTTTTTGCCTTGTTATACAGCACTTCCCTGTTCAGTCCCTTACCGTCGTCTCTTACAATAATATACACCTTACCGCCCTCATTTTTGGCTTCCAGTGTAATCTTTCCTCTGGGATTTTTACCGGCGGCGATACGGGTCTCTTTATCTTCAATTCCATGGTCTACGGAATTCCGGATTAAATGCATCAGCGGATCGGAAATATGCTCAATGATATTCTTGTCAACTTCCGTATTCTCGCCGATTACCTCCAGCTCAATATCTTTTCCCAGTTTTCTGGATACATCAAACACAATACGGTTCATCTTCTGGAATGTATTGGTCAGAGGCATCATACGCATGGACATAATCACATCCTGCAGTTCTGTGGTAATCTTGGAAAGCTGTCCTGCCGCTTTCTGGAAATTACTCAGATCCAGTCCGGCAACCTTCAAATCCGGATTCTGCAGTACAACCGCCTCGGAAATAACAAGCTCCCCTATCATATCCATCAATGCGTCCATCTTCTCCACATTTACGCTGATATAAGACTGTTTGGGAGAGGGCTTGGGATGATTCTTGGCCAGCTTCTTGCCTTTTCCGGTTTCTTTATTCTTAATGACATAATCGCCCGGCGCCGGCTCTTTCTTCTCTTCCTTTTTCCCTTCTTCCTTTTTCTCCTTATCATCCATTTCAATGATAATCTGTTCCGGTCCATGGTCATGGAAGCCCATCTCAAATTCCTGCTGGGTGCAGTCGTTAATTTCCACCCGCTCCATGCCGGAAGTATCTCCGATGGCACTCAGTATTTCCTCACTGGAACACTGGCACTTAATCAGCATATGGAATCCGTCTTCCAGAATAACAGCTCCGCTTTCCTCATTGGAAATAATATCGTCCGGCATATATTCCATATCGTCCGTAATTTCCTTCAGGGAATATACGGCGGTATAAGCCCGGATATTACACATCTGCGTATCGCTTCGATAGTAAATGGACGCCTTATAATATTTAAAACTCTCGCTTCCGGTAGGCGCAATATAAAACTGGCTGGGCTCTACATAGGTATTTTCCGGCGGCAGTTCCTCGCCTTTTTCCTCAATACCGGATTTGATTTTTTTCAGGAATTTATCAATATCATCCACAATTTTGGTTTCGTCACCGTCAGGCGTCTCACCGTCTTTAATCTTATCCAGCTCTCCTGTAATGAAATCGGCCACATCCAGAACATGATCCACCAGTTCCAGATGAGGTACATTTTCCGGACTGGATTCTCTTAAATAATAAAATACGTCTTCCAGCTTATGGGATACCTTCGTGATATTTTCATACATCATAATACCCGAAGAACCTTTTATCGTATGCATGACACGGAAAATTTCATTGATGGAGGTTTCATCAAAACAATCTTCATCTTTCTTTTCCAGAACAATATTCTGGAGTGTTTCCAGGAGCTGTTCGCTCTCATATAAAAACATATCCAGCATACTGTCCGTATTAAAATCTTCTGCCATTTTTTAGCCCCCTTTCTTCCCATTGTACTTTTTTGAACTGTTTCTCTCCGATGTCATTTTATCAGCTCCAGTTTCTTCAGAATCATTTCAAATTTATTCAGGTCAATGGGCTTGCCGGAATACACAGTGCATCCCATTTCAAACGCTTTCTTCACATTTCTCTCTTCATTCAGCGCGGTGGTCATAATAATCTTCACACCGTCAGTTCCCTGAATCCCCCGTTCCTTTTCAATATCACGGATGGCTTTCAGTGCCTGATAACCGTCCAGTACGGGCATCATAACGTCCAGACAGATTAAATCATAAGGTTCTCCGTCTTCCAGCGCCATTAAAAATGCATCCACAGCTTCTTCGCCATCTACGGTAATATCACAGTCTCCATATTTTTCGAGATAATTTGTCATAAATTTGCGGCTTGCGAAGTCGTCTTCCGCCAGTAAAATCTTCATATCCTCTACTCTCCTTTCTAAGTCGCTTTTAAAACACTGTATACTTTATTTGCTATATTCGAAAGTTCCGTCTGATACTGAACGGCCCCAATATCATAAGCAACTTTTGGCATACCGTAAACCACACAGCTGGCCTCATCCTGACCGATGGTGATGGCTCCCGCCTTTCTCATTTCCAGCAGTCCTTTGGCTCCGTCTCCTCCCATACCGGTAAGAATCACGCCTACCGCGTCTTTCTTTGCCGTCTTTGCCACAGACTGAAACAGCACATCCACAGAGGGGCAGTGCCCGCTGACTTTTTCACCGGCCTTGCATTCCACCTGATACATGCCGTTTACTTTCACCAGACGCATCTGTTTGTCTCCGGGAGCAATCAGCACCTGGCCCGGCATTACCCTGTCCCCGGTAACTGCTTCTTTGACTGCCACCTGACACTGGTTATTCAGCCTGTTGGCATACATCTGGGTAAATCCGGGAGGCATATGCTGTACAATTACCACTCCCGGAATATCCTTCCGGAACTGGCGCACCACGTCAAAAATAGCTTCTGTTCCTCCGGTGGAGGCTCCGATGGCTATCAGCATATTGCTTTTCAGGTTCGCCCTGTTATTCACCGGAAATGATTCCGGACGTTTCATTTTTCCAACTTTGACTGTGGACGCAATCTTTATCTTGGTTCCCAGCTCTTTTCTCAGAAAAGAGCTGACTTTATTGCGGTCTATGGTATTGGGCTTACAGACAAAATCCACCGCTCCTGCTTCCATGGCGTCAAATACCTTCTCATCCATGGCACTGATAACCACTACGGGTAATGGATACTGAGGCAGCAGCTTTCTCAGAAATTCAATTCCGCCCATCCGCGGCATTTCCACATCCAGTGTCATAACATCCGGACGGTACTTAAGGATTG
The Lachnospiraceae bacterium JLR.KK002 DNA segment above includes these coding regions:
- a CDS encoding potassium transporter TrkG, with the protein product MTRRLSRVQTIALGFLLIIIAGTVLLMLPAASRSGESAGFLNALFTSTSSTCVTGLVVVDTYSNWTLFGQIVILVLIQTGGLGFITIGIFFSIFLKRRIGLKERNLIQESVNTLHIGGAVRLVRKIVFYTAIIEGTGAVLLMIRFIPRFGWLKGIWYGIFHSISAFCNAGFDLMGQFEPYGSLTMYYDDILINLVIMALIILGGIGFIVWDDISVHKWKVKKYMLHTKIVLTMTLVLIVAGSICFYLFERENLLADMDAKGQILSSVFGAVTPRTAGFNTTDTGAYTEATRLLTVILMFIGGSPGSTAGGVKTTTMMVILLYIWSSLRNKKGLNIFGRRLDEDSIKKASTVFFINMLLASVAALLMCGLETALPLSDI
- a CDS encoding methyl-accepting chemotaxis protein gives rise to the protein MKDMKMRTRLIAGFAIIGVLILAMGLISYNVLASSDAETLREQIILAVLLVVTLSFSIGLSVSILRDIRRSLDILSEAAREIAVGNANITLTKLKNDEFGEVVDEFQKIIDNIKYQGEISEMIAVGDLTADVKPKGSKDVLGNALEGIIRENNRMLSDIRESTMQVTVGAEQVSDASQALAQGATQQASATEEITASMNEIAERTKVNVEQINEANDLVENMGKEAININDSMTEMMSAMTDINEASENISKIIKVIDDIAFQTNILALNAAVEAARAGVHGKGFAVVAEEVRSLAGKSASAASETAEMIEDSIHKVGLGSKIAKETSGSLSEIMSKIEHVVELTHSIAVASNDQATAVTQIDQAINQVSQVTQTNSATSEECAAASEELSNQAATLRSLVGNYKLKDNGSRFSASTDSDIYSKSDDNEKIISLEGDFGKY
- a CDS encoding chemotaxis protein CheW translates to MAEELMDELDELEELEEDSQKGMFMTFRIGDEYYGIAINYVNEIIGTQAITPVPEVEDYIKGLINIRGKIIPVIDVKIRFRQEPFEYMDRTCIIVIDVKGTMVGLIVEQIADVISIDEKSIIPPPSLNQNSYGRDKYVFGLVRVADEVKLLLDPEKLIRDEDPALPE
- a CDS encoding chemotaxis protein CheA; amino-acid sequence: MAEDFNTDSMLDMFLYESEQLLETLQNIVLEKKDEDCFDETSINEIFRVMHTIKGSSGIMMYENITKVSHKLEDVFYYLRESSPENVPHLELVDHVLDVADFITGELDKIKDGETPDGDETKIVDDIDKFLKKIKSGIEEKGEELPPENTYVEPSQFYIAPTGSESFKYYKASIYYRSDTQMCNIRAYTAVYSLKEITDDMEYMPDDIISNEESGAVILEDGFHMLIKCQCSSEEILSAIGDTSGMERVEINDCTQQEFEMGFHDHGPEQIIIEMDDKEKKEEGKKEEKKEPAPGDYVIKNKETGKGKKLAKNHPKPSPKQSYISVNVEKMDALMDMIGELVISEAVVLQNPDLKVAGLDLSNFQKAAGQLSKITTELQDVIMSMRMMPLTNTFQKMNRIVFDVSRKLGKDIELEVIGENTEVDKNIIEHISDPLMHLIRNSVDHGIEDKETRIAAGKNPRGKITLEAKNEGGKVYIIVRDDGKGLNREVLYNKAKNNGLIGNRPMSDFSDKEIYQFITYAGFSTKEQVTEYSGRGVGMDVVVKNIQTIGGKLEIDSVEGAGSEMIMKIPLTLAIINGIVMQVGSSTFVIETNAVKEFVRISRDMIVKEPDGEEYVMLRGECYPFIRLNEMYHLAGSNTDIEEGIVVVLEHENKYVCVFIDQLIAEQEIVVKPIPSYIKKVQGLSGCTQLGDGSIALILDIAGLIAGQERS
- a CDS encoding response regulator, yielding MKILLAEDDFASRKFMTNYLEKYGDCDITVDGEEAVDAFLMALEDGEPYDLICLDVMMPVLDGYQALKAIRDIEKERGIQGTDGVKIIMTTALNEERNVKKAFEMGCTVYSGKPIDLNKFEMILKKLELIK
- a CDS encoding chemotaxis response regulator protein-glutamate methylesterase, with amino-acid sequence MRKIKVLVVDDSMLFRNLLVQSLSEDPAIEVVAQAGDAYAARDAILKYRPDVMTLDVEMPRMGGIEFLRKLLPQYPLPVVVISAMDEKVFDAMEAGAVDFVCKPNTIDRNKVSSFLRKELGTKIKIASTVKVGKMKRPESFPVNNRANLKSNMLIAIGASTGGTEAIFDVVRQFRKDIPGVVIVQHMPPGFTQMYANRLNNQCQVAVKEAVTGDRVMPGQVLIAPGDKQMRLVKVNGMYQVECKAGEKVSGHCPSVDVLFQSVAKTAKKDAVGVILTGMGGDGAKGLLEMRKAGAITIGQDEASCVVYGMPKVAYDIGAVQYQTELSNIANKVYSVLKAT